In Deinococcus humi, the genomic window TGATAAGAGAGCTGTAACACAGCTCAATCCCCTAATGGTTACGCTGACGCAATAGACTGGCATTCCATACAGAAGCTCCGTCGTCCGTGCCACGAAACAGAAACCCTCAAAGAGTGCAGGGACGTACCGGGGGAGCTCAACCCAGAAAGCTGCCCAGCCCTTGAAGTTGTTATGGGCCGATGTTCGATGGCCAGATCGAATATTGGAGTGACGTCGTCCGAGCCATAAAGGATAGGTGGTCGCAAGCAAAATCGCGGGCCTGGGCAGGCGACAGGCGCTCCGACTCAGACCAAGAAGAGAGCCGTCCCGCATCTCCAGCCGAGTGAGAGCCACCCTGGTGAGGAGCACCAGAGGGGTTTAGATCTGTTCAACAGTCCGCACCAAAAAAAGCCCCACGCTCTGTGGGACGGTAATTAGGTAGGTCTTGACGCTCGGATCAGTCGGACGTCTCTGCTTTGTGCCGTTACTTGTAAGCGACAGCCTTGGCGCCATCGACGACCTGCATCTTCACGTACATGCCGTTCTGCGCGTGTTTGCCAACCCGGCACAGAATGAAGTAGGTGCCCGAACGGTTGGCGACGAACTTGGCAGGGGCCTCCGTGGCACCGGCGGGTGGGATGACTGGGGTTTGTGCGTTGGCGAAGGCCAGAGGAGCCTTAAAGGGCTCGGCTGGCAACGTGCTGCCGGCGATCACGGCAAAGTCGTGCGGCATACGGCCCGCGTTGTTCAAGTTGACCTCCACGGTCCACCCGAGGGGCACGGTCAGGGTCTTTTCGCCTTTGGCATCGCCATTGTAGTTCAGGCCGTTGTTGTTCATGCCGTGGCCGGCCACGAAGGTCACCTGCACCGTTTTCCCGGCGCTGTCGGCCTTGATGGCCGGGGGCATGTCCATGCCTGTCATGGGCGCCGTGGACGCTGGGGAGGTCTGGGCCAGGGCAGCGGAGGCAAGCAAGAACGCGGTCATCACTGGTTTTTTCATGGTCTTCTCTATTGTGCAGTCTGAGGGCGGGTGCCAGTGTGCCTACCGTACATGGACCTCGCTGATTCGTGCATTGCCTCGGAGTGTTGGCGGCGCAAAGGGGGCCCCAGTGGCGAGTGCTCTGATTACTGGGACGCTCTCGAACCACGTCCGCATCAGTCGTCATCGAGAGGTAACCTCAACAGACCTCCACGCCAGTCCAGATCGCTATTTCTGAACCACACAAAAGTTGTTCCCATCTGGGTCTCTGAGCACCACGAAATCGGGATCTTTGCCGTAGTGCCACGCGACGCGTTGCGCTCCTAGCTCCAGCAGTCGCTCGACTTCTGCGGCCTGATCCGTTGCATACAGGTCCAGATGGTGCCGTTTCGCTTTGTCTGACGTCACCACCTTCAACGCCAACTGCGCTCCGTGACCTGCTTGTGGGATCAGGACGGCCCAATCGTCGTCTGGTTCATTCCGGAGCCGGTAATTTAGCGCCGCTGTCCAGAAGGCAATGGCGCGTTGCAGGTCAGTCACGCCCCAGACCAGTGAGCCAATAGTCAACATGCCTCAGTATGTCGCTGGCTCGAAAATCCTGGTGGCCGCACGAGACGACGAGCGGCTGGCCTTCCCATGAACATAACCGCGGCGAATAGCGCTTCAGTCGTAACTGACGCGCTTGTCAGTAAAGCCCCGCCTTTTGGGTGGGGGGCGTCTTGAAGCTTAAGCAGGGGCAGGAAGCCATTGCTCAGGGTCTTGGGCTCGATCTCTTCACGAGCAGTGCACATTATCTGCTTGCGAGAATCGACTTACCGGGTGGAAGCTCTGCGGCTTGCAAGTGTGCCGACTGGCCCGCGTTCTGCTCACGTTGCCGCTGGACCTCATGCGCTCGCCACCAGCTTTCAAAGTCGGAGGGTGTCAGGGGGGGAGCCAGCAGATACCCCTGAAGATAGTCACAGCCCAGGTCGTGCACGCGCTGGCGCTGTGAGACGGTCTCTATCCCCTCAGCCACCACACTCAGGCCCAGACTATGCGCCAGACTTGTGACTGCCTGCACCACGCGTTCTGTCCCCTGTTCGGAGTTACCTCTTCCCTGAAGCTGCTGCACGAAGCTCCGGTCGATTTTGAGGCCGGTAATGGGGAGACGCAGCAAATATGCGAGGGCCGAATGACCCACGCCGAAATCGTCAATGACGATCCTCACGCCCTGGCGCCCGAGGGTCTCCAGCACGCCGGCGGTCTGCGCTCCATCCTGCACCACGAGGCGTTCGGTAATTTCCAGCTCCAAGGCTTCAGCAGGCAGCTGGGCACGGGCCAGGGCGGCCCACACCTGGTCCGGAAAATCAGCACAAGCGAGCTGGGCAGGCGATACGTTGACGGCGATGCGCAGCGTCAATCCCTGAAGGCGCCACTCTGCTGCCTGACGGCAGGCCTCGCGCAAGACCCATTCGCCGAATGGAACAATCAAGCCCAGATCCTCGGCTACCGGAATAAAGCGTTCTGGGGACACTTCTCCCAGTTCCAGATGTTTCCAGCGCATCAGCGCCTCTGCCCCCACCACCTTGCCGGCGAGGTCACACAACGGTTGGTAGCGCAGCGAAACTTCATTGCGGTCCAGCGCTCCACGAAGGGCGCACTCCAACCCCTGACGAGCCCGCCGATGGGCGTCTAAGTCGGGCGAAAACAGCTGCACATCGTGTTTCCCATGTGCCTTGACGTGATACATGGCGGCGTCCGCGCTGCCAAGCAGCTCCTCGGAATCAGATGCATGGTCAGGCCAGATGCCCACACCAATCGAAGCTCCGACGTTAACGGAGGTCCCATCCAGGATGAAGGGCTCGTCAAGGGCGGCGAGCAGCCGCCGTCCTACCCTTACTGGCGCTTCTGTATCCGGCAAATCAGGCAGTACGACAGCGAACTCATCGCCACTCAACCGAGCGACATGGGCTTCCGGGGGGACGTGGCTGCGCAGCCGGCCTGCAATCTCTTTGAGCGTGGTGTCTCCGGCCGCGTGGCCCAGGGTGTCGTTGATGCGCTTGAAGCCGTCGAGGTCGATGAACAGCACCGCCAGGCGGGAACCGGCGACTTGCGCGCAGCGCACAGCATCATGCAGCTGCATCATCAGCGCACGGCGGTTGGGAAGTTCGGTCAAAGCGTCGTGAAGCGCCAGGTGGGCCACCTGCGCTTCACGGGCAGCCAAGGCGCGATGAAGGCGGGCGTTGTCGGCGAACATCACGATCTGGCGCACCATGACCAGCAAGGTCACCAGGGCGGTGCCCCACAACGCCCCGGTTGCGGCAAGCGAGCGGGCCTCATATACCCTCAGGAGCAACGCGAACGACGATAATAACGCCAGGTAGGGAGCCAACAGTGTGGCATTGAGTTGCAGGGCGCCCACACCGCGCTGTTCCTGAGGTGCACTCCGCATCGCGAGTGCGGCACCGAAGCCCTCAATGACGAAGCTCCAGGCCCACAGCGCGTCAATTGGATTGCCGGTGGCATAGGTGCCCGTGTAGGTGAAGTAGGCAAACAAGTAGTCGCCCACAATATTCAATCCCAGGCCGAAGGCGAACAGCACCTCATGGGGACGCAGCCGCTGCGTGCGAAAGACGGCGAGGAGGAGCAGGCTCAGCAGGAAGAGGTCAAAGATCGGGTAGGCGAGTGACACCAGCCGGGTCAGGAGCGGCTCACCCGGATTGCTGGCGATCTGGGCGAGGAAGAGGTACCAGGAAAAGACACCGACCGCGCCCACCACGATCAGGCTGTCGAGTGCCAGGCGGGCAGTCGACATACTCCGCAAAGGCTGACGTGCGAGCGCCAGAAACGCGCCCCCCTGCAGCAGATAGGCCAGAAAATACAACCCATCCGCTACAGACGGGAAGGGCGGCACTTTGACGATCAGTTCAAGGAAAACCCAGACCGACTCTGCGCCGAAGCGCACAAGGGCGTGTGCGAGAAGCCAGAGGAAGGCCACCCGGAGTCCCTCGGTTCTACGGTGAAACAGCTGAGCCACCACGACCAGAAATAGTCCAGCCACCAGCAGATAATGCAAATCGGAATACCACTCCTGCGCCGCCGCATCGCCCCAGCGAAACACCAGCCAGCCAGTGTGCAGCCCGGCGCTCAGCAGCAACATGGTCAAGCTGACCAGTAACGAACGGGGAAGAGAGGCCAGCATTCAGATTCACTCTGGCTGGGACGACGTGACACGGCTCTGACATAGGCCCGATTAAGAGCTTGTGAACGAAATGGAGCGTGAAAAACAGGCGCGACAGATTTGGGGAGGTCACCGAGGAAATTCGGCCCCGACGAGTCCGTCTCTGCGCCCCCGGTCAAGGGCAGAGACCTGATGGAGATCCTCGAAGGCGTGGCTGACGCCCTGACACAAAATCCAACAGGCTGTGCTTCTGGGACATCTCCACACCCAGAAGCTACTCTTGGAGCCATCAGTAAGCCTGCGTGGTCGTGCATGCCAAGGAGGCGATCTGGAAGCGGCGGGGCGAAGCGTTGGCTTGATCCGGGGCTAAACGTCTGTCAAAGAGCACCTCAAGTCAGAGAGAAGGAGCACAGGGAGTATCAGGCAACACGCTGGGGGCCTGACAGGCAACCCTGAAAGATTCGGTCAGCAGCCCTTCTAAAGCAGCAGTGCGCTCGGGCTGAGCCCGCAGCGTCGCTTGCAAGGTGGCTTTCTCTGCCCTAGTTGCCTCGCGGGATTCCCGCTCACGGGACAGAATTTCCAGTCTGCGGAGGCGCGTGGCATTCGACCACACGTGGTGCAGTTTGGCCGAGATCAGGTTGTTTCTGAAGAAATGCTGTCAAGCCCTCTGCGGAAATGAGGGTGGTGTTACCAGACATCTCCCCTGCGAAACTCGCAGGTTAGAGAAAGGTGCAGATCAACCCCGCCCGCAGGGGCATACACCAGCACTCCATCCTCCTCTTCCGGAGTGGCGCGCAGTCCCAAGGACGTCATCACGCTCAGTGGCCCCTGCCATACCTCCCAGGCGCACGAGCGATAGAGCCCCAGGCCTGCAGCGCTTGTCGATAGTGCCCCGAAGTCGTAGCCCCACGCCACCTGGTGGTTGATTCGCTCCATGATCGCCCGACCGATGCCCTGCCGCTGACAGTCCGGGTGAATGCCCATCGCTTCGAGGTACCCCACCCGTTGAGGGACCTCACCCAGGAGGAAGGCGCGCTGGACCAGGGCCGCGTGCCCCACCAGCCTTTCCTCGAGAAAAGCAAGCGTGTGGAGGCCACCCAGAGCATGATCCCAATCGTCGTCATTGAAGTCACTGTCGAAGGTAAGATCGAGAAGTTCTCGAATAATTGCGCGGATATCAGGGGACAGTTCGGCCGTGTGTGCTACCCGGAGAACCAGGCTGGGGAGCAAAGGCATAGGAGGGGGGGACGGATCCATCCATTTTATTGTGCGCCTGTACAAGAGGAGGGACCAGTGAAGCCTGACAGGATCAAGGTTCGGCGATCAACACTTTCGGCAACGTAAAGCCGAACGTGGCCCCCACCCCCGGCTGCCCCTCGGCCAGCATAGTTCCCCCATGCCGGGTCATGATGCGCCGCGCGTTGGCCAGACTTACGGCCGCCCCCTCGTACTCCTCTAGACGATGCAGCCGCTGAAACATCGTGAACAGCTTGTCGCCGTACTGCGGATTGAAGCCCACACCGTTGTCCCGCACGAGCACCGCCCAGCTCTGCCCACGGTCCTCCGCCCATACCTTGATCAGGGCTCGGTCCCGGGCACGGGTGTACTTCACTGCGTTGTCCACCAGGGCGGTGATCACGCGGCGCAACAATTCGGTGTCCCCCATGACGGTGGGCAGGTCACTGATCTGCCAGTCGATCTGGCGCTGTGGCTGGGCCACTTTGACTTTCTGATGGACCGCTTGGAAGACCCGTCCCAGTTTTACCGGCTCCGCTTTGAGCGGCTGACGCGAGGCCCGCGAGACATTGAGCATGCCGTCGATCATGGTCTCCAGGTGATTGGCGGCGGCCTTGACGATCCCAAAGTACCGCTCAGACTTCTCGTCCAGCGATTCCGGCAGCGAACGGCGCAACAGGTCTCCGAAGCTGATGATATGTCGCACTGGGGTGCGCAGATCGTGTGAAACCGAGTATGTGAACGCTTCCAGGGCCTCGTTCGAGGCCTGCAGCAGCTCCCGCTGGGCCTGGAGTTCAGCGGTGCGGTCTTTAACCTGCTGTTCCACGATGGCCGCTAAGCGGATCCGGCTCAGGGCCAGCGCACACTGTGAGGCCAGGGTCAGCAGGAAAAAGCTTTCGTCCGGGGCGAACTCGTGCGGCTCGTGGAAGTCCAGCACAAGAACTCCCAGCGGAAACCCGCTCTCCTCCATTGGGAACACGGCGCTGGCCACGGCCGCCACCCCGCCCGTGTGTGCCTCAAGGGTTGGATAGGCTGCAGCCAGTTGCCCGCTGTCCCGGAAAAACAGCGGCTGGCCTGAATGCAGAACGTCCGCCGCAGGAGTCGCGTCCCCAAGACGCCCGTCTTGCCAGAGACTGGCATCTGAGTGACCACGCCGCGCCGCGACCAGGAGGTCTGTGTCTTGGACCAGCAGCACGGTGCCACCGACGGCCCCAATGGTGTCCAGGACCTCTCCCAGAATGATGTCAATGGCTGCCTGCTCGCTCCGTACAGCCGCCAGTTGTGCGGTGACCGCCTGGAGGCGAATCATTAGGGCGGAGGTCTTTTCCCGCACCGTCACGTCCATCTGGAAGCCAAAGAAGTGGGTGACGGTTCCCGCCGCGTCCCGGATGGGGCTGATGGTCAACTCGTTGTAGAAGAGGGTGCCGTCCGGACGATAGTTGCGCAGCAGGGTGGTGGTGCTGCGCCCTTCCCTGATGGCCGCCCTAATGGCTGCCCTGGGGACGGGGTTGGGGTCCTGGCCCTGGAGCAAGCGGCAATTGCGCCCGATAATCTCGGACGCCGGATAGCCACTGAGTTGCTCGAAGGCTGGATTGACATAAATGATGGGGAGGTCCGGTTGCTGTGCGTCGGCGATAACGGCGCCGTTGACGCTCGCGTTGAGGGCCTGACTGAGCAGGTGGAGATCAACAGCAGGTAGGGTGGAGTGGGCCATGGGCTTCCAGTGGGCGTTGTAGGTTGGCCGTCATGGAATCAATATAGGGTTTTTGCCCTCTGGCACGATCTAAATCATTGGAAAACATTAAAGGATCTTCCCTGCCCACGTCGGATTCCAGAGGGGTGTAGACAGAGTGCTGTCCATATTGTTGTGTTTCCCTATTTCCCCATGGGCAGCACCTGACTCACTTGTTGAGCCGCGCTGGCGAATCCAATTCCTGGACGTCGCACTCGCTCAGTGGCAAGCGATGGCCCAGGTTTTTGGTTGTGCTGGCTGCTGATCGGAGATCGGTGTCGGTAGGGTTTTGGGGCGTCTCGACGGTTCAAGCTGGCCGGACTCAATTCAGGCAACACAATCCACTTAACACCACATATCTTGCGGATCTCCCTCAATTGCTCTATCAACGCAACATAGGGTCACTCTTATAGGACTACAGAATGTCTTCTTAGCCGAAGCCAGTAGGCTGGCCCCATGTCTTTGTCCATTGGTGACCATGTCCCTGAATTAACCGCGATGCAGGACAACGGGCGGCCGTATACCTCAGGGGCCGGCCGTTGGCAGGTTCTGTTCTTTTTCCCCAAAACAGCCACCATTCACTGCCAGTTGCAGGCTCGGCGCTATCAGGCCGTAGCCGCGGACTTCCAAGCGCTCGGAGTCGACGTCGTGGGCATCAATGGGGACGCCAGACAGGAACAAGCCGTCTTCCGGGACCTGTGCAAGCTCGACTATCCGCTGCTCAATGACCGTGCTCAGACCCTCAGTGCAGCTTTTGGAGTACTAGACGAGCCCTGGCCAGGTGAAGAGGTGCGCCGGCCACGCCGTGATACGTTCCTGGTAGCCCCAGACGGAGTCATCACAGACCATTGGCAGGACGTCAACCCCGGAGAGGACGCCGCCACCGTCCTGGCCCGCGTCCGGGAACGGCTGGAGCTCACCCTGGCCTCGAATCCGAACTCATGCTGACGCCCGATAGCCTGCCAGATGGCCAAGTGACTTGTGGACCGTCCTCCCGACTGACTCTCATGAAAGCGCAGGGCTTTCTTAGATGGAGCGGGAGAGGTAACGCCGCTCTGTGATCCCTGCGCGCCAGCATATGAGGCTGCGTGACCCCCCACTCCATCCGCACCTAGTGCATGACCTTCAGTACCATTTTGACTTAGTTCTCTGCTGATGGAACCCCGACGGAGTTTCCGGTGACAGCTCGACTTTAAGGTATGTGGACGTCAGTGAAGCCAACCTCTGAATTATGGCGGGCAGTCGATGAGCATGGTGTTGGACAAGATTCTTCAGCGTCACTGCGATAGAGGGGCCGCCGTGGCTTTCTTCCGCTGGCTCCTGGGAGAGTACGGCGTACCAGTCAACGTGTAGACCGACAAGCTCTGGGGTTATGGTGTGGCCCTGCGCAAGCTTCACAGACTCCTCGCTGTGAAGCACGTCCGGATCATGGAACGGCCCGATGCAACAAGCTTATCGAGCAATCCCGCCGCCTGACACGTGGACACGAGCAGCGAGAACTCAGATTCAGAGGAAGTGCACAAGGATTTCTGACCTGCACGCCAGCATCACGAATCTGCATCACCCGGCGTGCTCTACTGTTCGCGCTCATCACTAAAACGGGCGTTCATGCTCTGGCACAAAGTCGTG contains:
- a CDS encoding GNAT family N-acetyltransferase, producing MDPSPPPMPLLPSLVLRVAHTAELSPDIRAIIRELLDLTFDSDFNDDDWDHALGGLHTLAFLEERLVGHAALVQRAFLLGEVPQRVGYLEAMGIHPDCQRQGIGRAIMERINHQVAWGYDFGALSTSAAGLGLYRSCAWEVWQGPLSVMTSLGLRATPEEEDGVLVYAPAGGVDLHLSLTCEFRRGDVW
- a CDS encoding VOC family protein; this translates as MLTIGSLVWGVTDLQRAIAFWTAALNYRLRNEPDDDWAVLIPQAGHGAQLALKVVTSDKAKRHHLDLYATDQAAEVERLLELGAQRVAWHYGKDPDFVVLRDPDGNNFCVVQK
- a CDS encoding ATP-binding protein, which translates into the protein MAHSTLPAVDLHLLSQALNASVNGAVIADAQQPDLPIIYVNPAFEQLSGYPASEIIGRNCRLLQGQDPNPVPRAAIRAAIREGRSTTTLLRNYRPDGTLFYNELTISPIRDAAGTVTHFFGFQMDVTVREKTSALMIRLQAVTAQLAAVRSEQAAIDIILGEVLDTIGAVGGTVLLVQDTDLLVAARRGHSDASLWQDGRLGDATPAADVLHSGQPLFFRDSGQLAAAYPTLEAHTGGVAAVASAVFPMEESGFPLGVLVLDFHEPHEFAPDESFFLLTLASQCALALSRIRLAAIVEQQVKDRTAELQAQRELLQASNEALEAFTYSVSHDLRTPVRHIISFGDLLRRSLPESLDEKSERYFGIVKAAANHLETMIDGMLNVSRASRQPLKAEPVKLGRVFQAVHQKVKVAQPQRQIDWQISDLPTVMGDTELLRRVITALVDNAVKYTRARDRALIKVWAEDRGQSWAVLVRDNGVGFNPQYGDKLFTMFQRLHRLEEYEGAAVSLANARRIMTRHGGTMLAEGQPGVGATFGFTLPKVLIAEP
- a CDS encoding sulfocyanin-like copper-binding protein — translated: MKKPVMTAFLLASAALAQTSPASTAPMTGMDMPPAIKADSAGKTVQVTFVAGHGMNNNGLNYNGDAKGEKTLTVPLGWTVEVNLNNAGRMPHDFAVIAGSTLPAEPFKAPLAFANAQTPVIPPAGATEAPAKFVANRSGTYFILCRVGKHAQNGMYVKMQVVDGAKAVAYK
- a CDS encoding peroxiredoxin, whose product is MSLSIGDHVPELTAMQDNGRPYTSGAGRWQVLFFFPKTATIHCQLQARRYQAVAADFQALGVDVVGINGDARQEQAVFRDLCKLDYPLLNDRAQTLSAAFGVLDEPWPGEEVRRPRRDTFLVAPDGVITDHWQDVNPGEDAATVLARVRERLELTLASNPNSC
- a CDS encoding putative bifunctional diguanylate cyclase/phosphodiesterase; the protein is MLASLPRSLLVSLTMLLLSAGLHTGWLVFRWGDAAAQEWYSDLHYLLVAGLFLVVVAQLFHRRTEGLRVAFLWLLAHALVRFGAESVWVFLELIVKVPPFPSVADGLYFLAYLLQGGAFLALARQPLRSMSTARLALDSLIVVGAVGVFSWYLFLAQIASNPGEPLLTRLVSLAYPIFDLFLLSLLLLAVFRTQRLRPHEVLFAFGLGLNIVGDYLFAYFTYTGTYATGNPIDALWAWSFVIEGFGAALAMRSAPQEQRGVGALQLNATLLAPYLALLSSFALLLRVYEARSLAATGALWGTALVTLLVMVRQIVMFADNARLHRALAAREAQVAHLALHDALTELPNRRALMMQLHDAVRCAQVAGSRLAVLFIDLDGFKRINDTLGHAAGDTTLKEIAGRLRSHVPPEAHVARLSGDEFAVVLPDLPDTEAPVRVGRRLLAALDEPFILDGTSVNVGASIGVGIWPDHASDSEELLGSADAAMYHVKAHGKHDVQLFSPDLDAHRRARQGLECALRGALDRNEVSLRYQPLCDLAGKVVGAEALMRWKHLELGEVSPERFIPVAEDLGLIVPFGEWVLREACRQAAEWRLQGLTLRIAVNVSPAQLACADFPDQVWAALARAQLPAEALELEITERLVVQDGAQTAGVLETLGRQGVRIVIDDFGVGHSALAYLLRLPITGLKIDRSFVQQLQGRGNSEQGTERVVQAVTSLAHSLGLSVVAEGIETVSQRQRVHDLGCDYLQGYLLAPPLTPSDFESWWRAHEVQRQREQNAGQSAHLQAAELPPGKSILASR